One genomic region from Amycolatopsis sp. FBCC-B4732 encodes:
- a CDS encoding SDR family NAD(P)-dependent oxidoreductase — protein sequence MFTRTAVVTGAASGIGKATARKLLDDGYRVLGVDIAELPDGVVPIRGSVTDETTWAAIGEVDALVSNAYVPSTGPLHEIDRAEWQRQLDVNLTGTYLGLKACLPSLRERRGAVVLVSSVHAHFGLPGHPAYAASKGALVALARQLAVEYAPDVRVNSVLPGPVRTEAWDRISPEDRERSAQATPAGRLGDPAEVANVIAFLLSAAASFVTGAELTVDGGWSAAKDSA from the coding sequence ATGTTCACGCGCACGGCGGTGGTGACGGGAGCGGCGTCCGGGATCGGGAAAGCGACCGCCCGGAAGCTCCTCGACGACGGCTACCGCGTGCTGGGCGTGGACATCGCCGAACTCCCCGACGGCGTCGTCCCGATCCGGGGCAGCGTCACCGACGAAACGACCTGGGCCGCCATCGGTGAGGTGGACGCCCTGGTCAGCAACGCCTACGTCCCCAGCACCGGGCCGCTGCACGAGATCGACCGCGCCGAGTGGCAGCGGCAGCTCGACGTCAACCTGACCGGGACCTACCTCGGCCTGAAGGCCTGCTTGCCGTCGCTGCGGGAACGGCGTGGCGCGGTCGTGCTGGTCTCCTCGGTGCACGCGCACTTCGGGCTGCCGGGTCACCCCGCGTACGCCGCGAGCAAGGGCGCGCTCGTCGCGCTGGCCCGCCAGCTGGCCGTGGAATACGCCCCCGACGTGCGCGTCAACTCCGTGCTGCCCGGACCGGTCCGCACCGAAGCCTGGGACCGCATCTCGCCGGAAGACCGCGAACGCAGCGCACAGGCGACGCCGGCGGGCCGCCTCGGCGACCCGGCCGAAGTGGCGAACGTGATCGCCTTCCTGCTCTCGGCCGCCGCGTCGTTCGTCACCGGCGCCGAGCTGACCGTCGACGGCGGCTGGTCCGCCGCCAAGGATTCCGCGTAG
- the dgoD gene encoding galactonate dehydratase, which produces MKITGVETFLVAPRWLFLKLSTDEGVCGWGEPVVEGRAETVRAAVHELSELLIGQDPLRIEDHWQVLRRGGFYRGGPVLSSALAGYDHALWDIAGKVRDAPVHELLGGPVRDRVRVYSWVGGDRPSGIREAVSAQVEAGFTAVKMNVAGPLAAIASPAEADAAVARAWEAREVLGPHRDLAIDFHGRVSPAMARRLVKLLEDVQPMFVEEPILPETQGDALRSVVEASTVPIAVGERLYSRWEFKPVLDAGVAVVQPDPSHAGGISELRRIGALAEVYGASLAPHCPLGPISLAASLQVAFATPNFLIQEQSVGMHYHEGREHQYLVDASLFAFQDGYASRPPKPGLGIEVDEEAVRRADETGHAWRSPVWRHDDGSLAEW; this is translated from the coding sequence GTGAAGATCACCGGGGTTGAAACGTTTCTGGTCGCGCCGCGCTGGCTGTTCCTCAAGCTCAGCACGGACGAGGGCGTCTGCGGCTGGGGCGAGCCCGTGGTCGAGGGCCGCGCGGAGACCGTGCGCGCGGCCGTGCACGAGCTGTCCGAGCTGCTGATCGGCCAGGACCCGCTGCGCATCGAGGACCACTGGCAGGTGCTGCGCCGCGGCGGCTTCTACCGCGGCGGGCCGGTGCTCTCCAGCGCGCTGGCCGGCTACGACCACGCGCTGTGGGACATCGCGGGCAAGGTCCGCGACGCGCCGGTGCACGAGCTGCTCGGCGGCCCGGTCCGCGACCGCGTCCGCGTCTACAGCTGGGTCGGCGGCGACCGGCCGTCCGGCATCCGCGAAGCCGTGTCCGCGCAGGTCGAGGCCGGGTTCACCGCGGTGAAGATGAACGTCGCCGGCCCGCTGGCGGCGATCGCGTCCCCCGCCGAAGCCGACGCCGCCGTGGCGCGCGCGTGGGAGGCGCGGGAGGTGCTCGGCCCGCACCGCGACCTCGCGATCGACTTCCACGGCCGCGTCTCGCCCGCGATGGCCCGGCGGCTGGTCAAGCTGCTCGAAGACGTCCAGCCGATGTTCGTCGAGGAGCCGATCCTGCCGGAGACCCAGGGCGACGCGCTGCGCTCGGTCGTCGAGGCGTCCACCGTGCCCATCGCGGTCGGCGAACGGCTCTACTCGCGCTGGGAGTTCAAGCCGGTGCTCGACGCCGGCGTCGCCGTGGTCCAGCCGGACCCCTCGCACGCGGGCGGCATCTCCGAGCTGCGGCGGATCGGCGCGCTCGCGGAGGTGTACGGCGCTTCGCTCGCGCCGCACTGCCCGCTCGGCCCGATCTCGCTGGCGGCGTCGCTGCAGGTGGCGTTCGCGACGCCGAACTTCCTGATCCAGGAACAAAGCGTGGGCATGCACTACCACGAAGGCCGCGAACACCAGTACCTCGTGGACGCGTCGCTCTTCGCCTTCCAGGACGGCTACGCGAGCCGGCCGCCGAAGCCCGGTCTCGGCATCGAGGTCGACGAAGAAGCCGTCCGCCGCGCCGACGAAACCGGGCACGCGTGGCGCTCGCCGGTGTGGCGCCACGACGACGGGAGCCTCGCCGAATGGTGA
- a CDS encoding DUF4380 domain-containing protein produces the protein MVTWLERGDLRLGLVPELGGRLLSVRHRGAELLWRNPALLDDDLRGEYAPNAGRMGDWVNYGGDKTWPAPQGWAGPDQWPGPPDPVLDSGPYALVLDGDTATMTSAPDPRTGLRFTRAITVLDDGYRLDLRAENVSGRPVRWALWNVTQLPGGGAVTAGLRTPEVVALVAGTGRPEYTVDGDRLVVPPQDVVGKLGVPGSAGWVTYGALTLSFAVDPAGEYPDEGSPLEIWLEHPLPSPLAELGDLDPPARIVELEVLGPLTTLDPGASMSLTCAGIVRA, from the coding sequence ATGGTGACCTGGCTCGAGCGCGGCGACCTGCGGCTCGGCCTGGTCCCGGAGCTGGGCGGCCGGCTCCTGTCGGTGCGCCACCGCGGCGCCGAACTGCTCTGGCGCAACCCGGCGCTGCTCGACGACGACCTGCGCGGCGAGTACGCCCCGAACGCCGGCCGGATGGGCGACTGGGTCAACTACGGCGGCGACAAGACGTGGCCCGCACCGCAGGGCTGGGCTGGTCCGGACCAGTGGCCCGGGCCGCCCGACCCGGTCCTCGACTCCGGCCCGTACGCCCTGGTCCTCGACGGCGACACGGCCACCATGACCAGCGCGCCGGACCCGCGCACCGGCCTGCGGTTCACGCGCGCGATCACGGTCCTCGACGACGGCTACCGGCTGGACCTGCGCGCGGAGAACGTGTCCGGGCGGCCGGTGCGCTGGGCGCTGTGGAACGTGACCCAGCTCCCGGGCGGCGGCGCGGTCACCGCGGGGCTCCGGACGCCCGAGGTCGTCGCGCTGGTGGCGGGCACGGGCCGCCCGGAGTACACAGTGGACGGTGACCGGCTGGTCGTCCCGCCCCAGGACGTCGTCGGCAAGCTGGGCGTGCCGGGCTCGGCGGGGTGGGTGACGTACGGGGCGTTGACGCTCTCCTTCGCCGTGGATCCGGCCGGGGAGTACCCGGACGAGGGCTCGCCGCTGGAGATCTGGCTGGAGCACCCGCTGCCTTCGCCGCTCGCGGAGCTGGGTGACCTGGACCCGCCGGCGCGGATCGTCGAGCTGGAGGTGCTCGGCCCGCTGACCACGCTGGACCCGGGCGCGTCGATGTCCCTGACCTGCGCGGGTATCGTGAGGGCGTGA
- the purB gene encoding adenylosuccinate lyase, which produces MTDKPRIPNVLAARYASAELVSLWSPEQKVVLERQLWLAVLKAQKDLGVEVPDGVVEAYERVVDTVDLDSIAERERVTRHDVKARIEEFSDLAGQEHVHKGMTSRDLTENVEQLQLLRSLELVRTRVAAVLARLAALAVEHADTVMAGRSHNVAAQATTLGKRFATAADELLVAFERLDNLIERYPLRGIKGPVGTAQDMLDLLGDESTLDQLEDRVMQHLGFNRRFTSVGQVYPRSLDFDVLSTVVQLAAAPSSLAKTIRLMAGHELVTEGFKPGQVGSSAMPHKMNTRSCERVNGLAVVLRGYLSMIGELAGDQWNEGDVSDSVVRRVALPDAFFALDGLLETFLTVLTEFGAFPAVIERELDRYLPFLTTTKVLMAAVRGGVGRETAHEAIKEHAVAVALEMREGRADNDLLDRFAADERIPLDRGELDKLLADRISFTGTAGRQVAQVAERVKQLLERFPEAAGYAPQPIL; this is translated from the coding sequence GTGACGGACAAGCCCCGCATTCCGAACGTGCTCGCCGCCCGCTACGCCTCGGCGGAGCTGGTCTCGCTCTGGTCGCCGGAGCAGAAGGTCGTGCTGGAGCGGCAGCTCTGGCTCGCCGTGCTCAAGGCGCAGAAGGACCTCGGCGTCGAGGTGCCGGACGGCGTGGTCGAGGCGTACGAGCGGGTCGTCGACACCGTTGACCTGGACTCGATCGCCGAGCGGGAGCGTGTCACCCGCCACGACGTCAAGGCGCGGATCGAGGAGTTCAGCGACCTCGCCGGCCAGGAGCACGTCCACAAGGGCATGACCTCGCGCGACCTCACCGAGAACGTCGAGCAGCTGCAGCTGCTCCGTTCGCTCGAGCTGGTCCGCACGCGCGTCGCCGCGGTGCTGGCGCGGCTGGCCGCGCTGGCCGTCGAGCACGCGGACACCGTCATGGCCGGGCGCTCGCACAACGTCGCCGCGCAGGCCACCACGCTGGGCAAGCGGTTCGCGACCGCGGCCGACGAGCTGCTGGTCGCCTTCGAGCGGCTCGACAACCTCATCGAGCGGTACCCGCTGCGTGGCATCAAGGGCCCGGTCGGCACCGCGCAGGACATGCTCGACCTGCTCGGCGACGAGTCCACTTTGGACCAGCTCGAAGACCGCGTGATGCAGCACCTCGGCTTCAACCGCCGGTTCACCAGCGTCGGCCAGGTCTACCCGCGCTCGCTCGACTTCGACGTGCTGTCCACTGTGGTCCAGCTCGCCGCGGCGCCGTCCAGCCTGGCCAAGACGATCCGGCTGATGGCGGGCCACGAGCTGGTCACCGAGGGCTTCAAGCCCGGCCAGGTCGGCTCGTCGGCCATGCCGCACAAGATGAACACCCGCTCGTGCGAGCGCGTGAACGGCCTCGCCGTCGTGCTGCGCGGCTACCTGTCGATGATCGGCGAGCTGGCCGGCGACCAGTGGAACGAGGGCGACGTCTCCGACTCGGTCGTCCGCCGCGTGGCGCTGCCGGACGCGTTCTTCGCGCTCGACGGCCTGCTCGAGACGTTCCTCACGGTGCTCACCGAGTTCGGCGCTTTCCCGGCGGTGATCGAGCGTGAGCTGGATCGCTACCTGCCGTTCCTGACCACGACGAAGGTGCTGATGGCGGCGGTTCGCGGCGGCGTCGGACGTGAGACGGCCCACGAAGCGATCAAGGAGCACGCCGTCGCCGTCGCGCTCGAGATGCGCGAAGGCCGCGCCGACAACGACCTCCTCGACCGCTTCGCCGCCGACGAGCGCATCCCGCTCGACCGCGGTGAGCTGGACAAACTCCTCGCCGACCGGATCTCGTTCACCGGCACGGCCGGGCGCCAGGTGGCGCAGGTGGCCGAGCGCGTGAAGCAGCTGCTCGAGCGGTTCCCCGAAGCGGCCGGCTACGCGCCGCAGCCGATCTTGTGA
- a CDS encoding ABC transporter substrate-binding protein has translation MRSTLSKIAAALTAGALTLTLAACGGSDAGTTTLRVGTLSDAPPSIYLENGRFTGYDNELLRDIAKREGFEVEFVGTEFSSLLAGVATGKFDIGSSTISSTEARKKTVAFSNGYNTGFTTVVTAKGANLKDVAALSGKRLGVVQGSVQDELAGKTAGAQVVRFPDYNAGFAQLKNGTLDGWVVPQDIGQKYLDQNPGVPLELGYTVEDKDTPSAFAVAKTNTDLLNKLNDGLRKAVADGTVARIYGQFYKNTPLSKELQQGGPGLPVKNVGA, from the coding sequence ATGAGATCCACGCTGTCCAAGATCGCCGCCGCCCTGACCGCGGGCGCGCTGACGTTGACCCTCGCCGCCTGCGGTGGTTCCGACGCGGGGACGACCACCCTGCGCGTCGGGACGCTCAGCGACGCCCCGCCGTCCATCTACCTGGAGAACGGCCGGTTCACCGGCTACGACAACGAACTGCTGCGCGACATCGCCAAGCGTGAGGGCTTCGAGGTCGAGTTCGTCGGCACCGAGTTCTCCAGCCTGCTGGCCGGCGTCGCGACCGGCAAGTTCGACATCGGCAGCTCGACGATCTCGAGCACCGAGGCGCGCAAGAAGACGGTCGCCTTCTCCAACGGCTACAACACCGGCTTCACCACCGTCGTCACGGCGAAGGGCGCCAACCTCAAGGACGTCGCCGCGCTGTCGGGCAAGCGCCTCGGCGTGGTCCAGGGTTCGGTGCAGGACGAGCTCGCCGGCAAGACCGCCGGTGCGCAGGTCGTCCGCTTCCCCGACTACAACGCGGGCTTCGCGCAGCTGAAGAACGGCACCCTCGACGGCTGGGTCGTGCCGCAGGACATCGGGCAGAAGTACCTGGACCAGAACCCGGGCGTGCCGCTGGAGCTCGGCTACACGGTCGAGGACAAGGACACCCCGTCGGCGTTCGCCGTCGCCAAGACGAACACCGATCTGCTGAACAAGCTCAACGACGGGCTGCGGAAGGCCGTCGCCGACGGTACGGTCGCCCGGATCTACGGGCAGTTCTACAAGAACACGCCGCTGTCGAAGGAACTCCAGCAGGGCGGCCCCGGGCTGCCGGTCAAGAACGTGGGTGCGTGA
- a CDS encoding ABC transporter substrate-binding protein, with protein sequence MKKLIVTVLAAALTLTACGGGSESASSTLRVGTLSDAPPNIYLKDGNYTGFDNELLKAIAAKQNLKLEFAATDFSALLGQVASGRFDIASSAIAQTDERKKTVDFSAAYDFETMSIQAKQGTPVTDEKGLAGKRVAVIQATVGDHWLTSTVPTAQAVRFPDYAAALTALKTGSVDAYILDQSIAEKNVTDNADAKLVVVKSFVTDVPHGFAVKKGNADLLKKVDDGLKQVISDGTWLKLHQQFLPTAPVPAGFQG encoded by the coding sequence ATGAAGAAGCTGATCGTCACCGTGCTGGCCGCGGCCCTCACGCTCACCGCGTGCGGCGGGGGTTCCGAGAGCGCTTCCTCGACGTTGCGCGTCGGGACGCTGAGCGACGCGCCGCCCAACATCTACCTGAAGGACGGCAACTACACCGGCTTCGACAACGAGCTGCTCAAGGCCATCGCGGCCAAGCAGAACCTGAAGCTGGAGTTCGCCGCGACCGACTTCTCGGCGCTGCTCGGGCAGGTCGCGTCCGGCCGCTTCGACATCGCCAGCTCGGCGATCGCGCAGACCGACGAGCGCAAGAAGACGGTCGACTTCTCCGCGGCCTACGACTTCGAAACCATGAGCATCCAGGCCAAGCAGGGCACCCCGGTGACCGACGAGAAGGGCTTGGCCGGCAAGCGGGTCGCCGTCATCCAGGCGACCGTCGGCGACCACTGGCTGACCAGCACCGTTCCGACCGCGCAGGCCGTGCGCTTCCCCGACTACGCCGCCGCGCTGACCGCGTTGAAGACCGGCTCGGTCGACGCGTACATCCTCGACCAGAGCATCGCGGAGAAGAACGTCACCGACAACGCCGACGCCAAGCTCGTCGTCGTGAAGAGCTTCGTCACCGACGTGCCGCACGGGTTCGCCGTCAAGAAGGGCAACGCCGATCTGCTCAAGAAGGTCGACGACGGGCTCAAGCAGGTGATCTCCGACGGGACCTGGCTTAAGCTGCACCAGCAGTTCCTGCCGACCGCTCCGGTGCCGGCCGGGTTCCAGGGTTAG
- a CDS encoding ABC transporter substrate-binding protein, producing the protein MKKTLVTALTATLLAALTACGGGSDSGDGKTLRVGTLSDSKPNAYQENGNYTGFDNELLKAIAAKEGLKLEFAATEFSALLGQVANGTFDIGSSAISQTDARKKTVDFSAPYNYQSLGIEAKETAGITDENSLAGKRIGVVQGTVSDTWLGSNAPTAQAVRFPNDAAALNALKTGAIDGAVFDQATAEDYAKNNADAKLKVTKAITTTIPHGFAFKKGNTDLIGKINDGLKKVIADGTWVKVHDQFEPTAPVPAEFKAGQ; encoded by the coding sequence ATGAAGAAGACACTGGTCACGGCGCTCACCGCGACCTTGCTGGCGGCGCTCACGGCGTGCGGCGGCGGCTCGGACAGCGGCGACGGCAAGACCCTGCGGGTCGGCACGCTGAGCGACTCGAAGCCGAACGCCTACCAGGAGAACGGCAACTACACCGGCTTCGACAACGAGCTGCTCAAGGCCATCGCGGCCAAGGAAGGCCTGAAGCTGGAGTTCGCCGCGACGGAGTTCTCGGCGCTGCTCGGCCAGGTCGCGAACGGCACCTTCGACATCGGCAGCTCGGCGATCTCCCAGACCGACGCCCGCAAGAAGACCGTCGACTTCTCCGCGCCGTACAACTACCAGTCCCTCGGCATCGAGGCCAAGGAGACCGCCGGCATCACCGACGAGAACTCGTTGGCGGGCAAGCGGATCGGTGTCGTCCAGGGCACGGTCTCCGACACCTGGCTCGGCTCGAACGCACCGACCGCGCAGGCCGTCCGCTTCCCGAACGACGCGGCCGCCCTCAACGCGCTCAAGACCGGCGCGATCGACGGCGCGGTGTTCGACCAGGCCACGGCCGAGGACTACGCGAAGAACAACGCCGACGCGAAGCTCAAGGTGACCAAGGCGATCACCACGACCATCCCGCACGGGTTCGCCTTCAAGAAGGGCAACACCGACCTGATCGGCAAGATCAACGACGGCCTCAAGAAGGTCATCGCGGACGGCACGTGGGTCAAGGTGCACGACCAGTTCGAGCCGACCGCGCCGGTGCCGGCGGAATTCAAGGCGGGGCAGTAG
- a CDS encoding amino acid ABC transporter permease, with protein sequence MDDFVNTFLDWDYITQVLPDLLKTGLLNTLVLSVSSALIGTVLGMLLAVMGLSTKWWLRWPARVYTDVFRGLPAILTILLIGQGLGTLARDVVGTNPYPMGILALSLIAAAYIGEIFRSGIQSVDKGQMEASRALGMSYTRSMLLVIIPQGVRRVLPALVNQFIALVKDSSLVYVLGLLSGQRELFRIGQDLAANTGNLSPLVAAGVFFLVITVPLTHLVNYIDKKLRTGRKVRADEPGDDELDLVASGKVTS encoded by the coding sequence ATGGACGACTTCGTCAACACTTTTCTGGACTGGGACTACATCACCCAGGTCCTGCCCGACCTGCTGAAGACCGGCCTGCTGAACACGCTCGTCCTGTCGGTGTCCTCGGCGCTGATCGGCACCGTGCTCGGCATGCTGCTCGCCGTCATGGGCCTGTCCACCAAGTGGTGGCTGCGCTGGCCGGCCCGGGTCTACACCGACGTCTTCCGCGGGCTGCCGGCCATCCTGACGATCCTCCTGATCGGCCAGGGGCTCGGCACGCTCGCGCGGGACGTCGTCGGGACGAACCCGTACCCGATGGGAATCCTGGCGCTGTCGCTGATCGCGGCCGCGTACATCGGCGAGATCTTCCGGTCCGGCATCCAGAGCGTCGACAAGGGGCAGATGGAGGCCAGCCGGGCGCTCGGGATGAGCTACACCAGGTCGATGCTGCTGGTGATCATTCCGCAGGGCGTCCGGCGGGTGCTGCCCGCGCTGGTGAACCAGTTCATCGCGCTGGTCAAGGACTCCAGCCTCGTCTACGTCCTCGGGCTGCTGTCCGGCCAGCGCGAGCTGTTCCGGATCGGCCAGGACCTCGCGGCCAACACCGGGAACCTCTCGCCGCTGGTCGCCGCGGGCGTGTTCTTCCTGGTGATCACCGTGCCGCTGACGCACCTGGTCAACTACATCGACAAGAAGCTCCGGACCGGGCGCAAGGTGCGCGCGGACGAGCCGGGTGACGACGAGCTGGACTTGGTCGCCAGCGGGAAGGTGACGTCGTGA